The following is a genomic window from Babesia bovis T2Bo chromosome 4 map unlocalized Chr4_1, whole genome shotgun sequence.
GACAAGTGTAAcaacaattgaaggaaacagtgttgTTATAGTTAAGGGTCTCCAGGAGGGTGTAACGcaaatgttgttatgctGTTGGTATAGCTTTAGTCAGATtgtttatacgttttagttgtgattccactgAAACTTTGGCTtagctttgggtaattctttcacaaaagttttgTAGAGCTTTTGTCATATGCCTTAGGTGGTGTTAGTATAGCTTTAGTCAGGTAGTTCATACGTTTTAGTTGTATTTCCACTGAAACTGTGCTTAGCTTTGGGTAATACTTTCATAAAAGTTTTCTAGAGCTTTAGTCATGTGCCTTACATGGCGTTAGCATAGCTTTAGTCAGGTagtttatacgttttaaTTGTGATTCCACTGAATCTTTGGCTCagctttgggtaattcTTTCATAAAAGTTTTCTAGAGCTTttgtagcacttttgccGAAAGattagtataaaagtagtgccTTTTCGGGGTATTATATGGAGTATTGGTGTAGTATACCAGGCGGTGAATGAGCCATGGGTTCCACCCAGCCTTTGGCACCAATTGAAAGgaacagtgttattatagtCATAGGTCTCCAGGACGGTGTAACGcaaatgttgttatgctGTTAGTATAGCTTCAGTCAGGTAGTTTAGAagttttagttgtgattccactgAAACTGTGGCTtagctttgggtaattctttcacaaaagttttCTAGAGCTTttgtagcacttttgccgaaagtttagtataaaagtagtgccTTTTCGGGGTAATTATGGTGACGTAGGTCCGAAGAAGTGCCACGAGTTCCTAAAGACACTGGGTAACGTAGAAAAAGCGTCGAGTTCACAAAACTCACCAATTCCATCAAgcagctcatctacaccaccaggctcccctggatctttgtcctcacgttagcgtggctagtggcggtactctaccttgcctttggtgccatatggccattggactggacacatatgaggtcacactggttacggggtggagaacaccagtggcaatgtatgtggtataaggtgatgacggggcgcaaaggaatggaactggtggagtattttggtagaaaatagtggcgccttcggcgcaacggtgctataatgtggtagttaaTATCTAGGGATgagtaatgtggagcagtatagtggtagagttagaggaccaatgatactcataaggtatacatagagttatagtggcagtgttagtaaaggtttagtactggttttattaaaattttgggtcgtacgttcagtacaagcttagtaggatttaggtagaggtttggcattagatgtgataaatgattcacagaactttagtggcacttttggtaaagggttCACGagaaagtagtagcacttttgctgaaagtttagtataactttggcaaatgtttcacaaaagtttagtaatagttttggtgaatgtttggtataactttggtaaaagtttcacagaagtttagtagcacttttgctgaatgtttagtataactttgctaaaagtttcacaaaagtttagtaatagttttgttgaatgtttcacagaaaagtagtagctgttgggggtggtatatggaagagattacagagtgtgttgcttggattttcgtagcaatgttggtaaaggactcatagagttttggtgcagtgatcaacggagatagtaccactcccctcaccaatctccttacccaggtcggcaagctccaatacgacatacggctcccctggatctttgttctcacgctagcgtggctagtagcggtgctctaccttgcatttggtgccatatggccactggactggacatATATTAAgtcacattggttacggggtggagcacaccagtggcaatgtatgtggtataaggtgatgacgggacgaaaaggaatggaactggtggagtattttggtagaagAGTTTAGAGACAGTGTTATAGTTTGAGTGCAATATGGATATCATGTtacaatgatatatgatGAGCTCATTGTTACTAACGTACGATTAGTACTAAAAACAGAGCCCAAATTTTCTATGACAGGCTGTCATTTTTAATGGCGCCTTCAAAAGAAGGTTTTTACGTTATTATAAGAATAAAGGTGGTAGATACACAGTTATCACGCTTATATCTAGGCTGAAAATTGGACAACGCCCTTTTGGGGCATCACTATTACAACAATACGACCGTGACCATATAGAATTATTATGTTACTCGACATTCTACAGGATCATAATTGATTCCTTCACACCATACTACCTTCGCCAATAGCATACATTCATTCATTGGTTGATAAAAAATCGACTATGGTGATACACTCGTTAAGTTGCTGTATCCTTCGGAatatttgatatggttGTCCTAGGGCAAATTATATCATAAAATTCTTGGAGAGCCTGATCTACATATAATGCAAATGTTGTATCCATATCATCATGGCCAGCACCATTTATCCATCTGCCATATACGCGTTGCATTGTTAGAGCCAtactttgcgatattgatattgGAACGACATTATCCTTTGTACCGTGAAGAATTAATGTTGGTACATTAATTCTATCTACTTTATCTTCATTTCTAAACATGTCACCTGGTATTGTGCACGGAAGTCGATATACTTTTACTTTATATACGGAAGAAATGGGACTTTGCAGTACAACTCCTAGGACACTACGTTTCAATGCTATGTGGACAGTGGGACCACTGCCTATGCTCCTACCATATGCTACTATAGTATGAGGATTAACacctattatatataaacattcTACATCTAATATCCCACCAAGTACAGAAGTGAGATAATCATACGCTGCTTCTACATccatatatacattatgtTCAGAAGGTACACCCTCGCTTAGACCATATCCTGTACGTTATGCATAATAATTGTATAGCTCACCAGAGTAATCATACAAAAATACATTTGCATTCCATTTTGCAATGCGGTTCATGAGACTGCAAGCCACATCACCAATGTCTTCTGCATTACCATGGCTATACAATATTGTAAAGCGTGCCGTACTATAAACAGTTAAAATATCGCCCCGTTAACCTACCGATGCTTCACATAATACGCGGCAATCTTGTGCCCAGCTTTTGTTGGGAACATATGTAGATGCGGATCATCAAAACTATAGCTAGGCATCGGAGGGTGAAATACTACCGTATTAAGTATGTTGCCCATTTCATGTTGTTAAACCAAGCTGGGATCTATTGCCacaatgtctatatatactgtaaCATTTCACATAATACCTAGATATGATCAAGCTATTTTCGTTTTATCTTATGGCATACTCTTtcatgtatatttaaatacCCGAGCAACAAGAAAGATACGGATGAAAAATCATTGCTGATATTTTCACATATTTCCACCATATGAAACGGATAAACCATTATATTTTGGGGCATGTACGATTTATTTCCGTGTTGCATATAAGGGATCGCAGTGGAAGTCATCGTTAATGCTACTTGTTATCCATGTCATAGAGTTAGATTGAAAATTTCCACAAAGATATGCTAAGATCAATGTTAacgtatattatataatgttaagAAACCCACACGGCACATCTTCCAGTGGATTCCAAACAACGATGAACATAGCGACCACAAAGTAGAATTACACATAGAAGGCATCATTACATTACATAGAATCCTACGGGTTTTGTGTGTGTATCAGATAATTGTATTAAATGGTTTATATATCTCTTGCGTATTGATTATAATAAATAACCTTTGGATGTGTAAGCATACACACTACAAATAGGATAACCCGCATCGTATGTACAGAGTTTCGTATATTTAGATTGTGCGTTTTATTTGGTGACACAGTAAAATGTAGACATCAAGAACCGTTATATGACGTCTCCGGATTTGGCTCGGAAAGCGATGCTATACGGTGTATAAGGTGAAACATTCGAATACACTTCCGCAATTCTTTGGTCCTTCCATCATCACAACCGGTTGTAACTGTTGTTTAAAGCTCTTAGATGTAGCAATGGAATTTACGATGTCGCTTTTCGCCTTCTCTGGCACCACTGGTACTACTACTTGAGGTATATTCCAATGAGGGTGTAAGGCACCGCCATAGACAAACAGTCGCCTACATAAGGTATATAGATGGTGACATGGGTTAATACCTGTACCAAAATGGGCGTAGCTTGTTGCGTGGCAGCATACGCTTGACAGCAAGGTTTATCTGCAAGCTGCATATACATCCTTTAGGGACCTACGATCATAGCAGGGTTACGGGCCATCATAGTTTTGGCAGTAATTATTTTAGGACCTTTTGGGTGCGCTACAATATTCATTTCCAAAAATGAGAAACATACCCTTCCGATCAAACTTGTAAACCTTTGTATCCCAGCTGTGGCCGTTCATTAGTACTCGTACAGCATTAACCACGATAACATTGTCTCCGCTGACCTTAGCAGAATCATACGTTGGTAGATGCTTCCCTTGTAGGATGACTGCAATATGCGAAGCTATTGCTCCGACAGTCTGCATGCTCAATTAGATAAATCTACAGATATTTTATAGCAATCATCCATGAATATTGTCCACAACCACATACCTTCTCTGCTGCATCTATTATGTGCCAATTACCCGTTGGAGTGTCTGTCACTGTAACTACACCTAAGCTGCGATGCGCCGGAGCAAGCGGCGACACAGTGGGCATATTACCGTTGAGAAATGGCTGCGATATCCTGCGTTTTCATTCGATTAACCTAATTTGCACGTACCATTGCACCTTTGCAAAAGGGTCGATGTTACCTTCATGATACCCTTGTCGCAGCGAGCGCGCAAGGGCTAGAATAGACAGTCGCATGATACATTAAGAACATAAAAAATGTGTTCCATAAGAATCATGAGGTGTGTATAATAATTAATGGGGAATTAGTCGGACCTAATATGTTACTATGTGTAGCTTACTTAAGACGTAAATATTTTACTCCATCCATGATATCGTATGATCCCACTGAACTCTTCTCTGCGACCTTCTTCCTCACATTCTTAAGGGCTTCTTTATTTTCTTTTTTCATACGAGTAATAAGCGCCTTTGCTTTCTTAACAGCTGCTTTACGTGCACGTTTTTCTTCCGGTGTTTCATTAGGTTTTCTGGTGGTGATCACTTGCGGGAGTTCTATATACTCCACATCATCTATAGGTTTAGGTTGAGCTTCACTAGGTTCACGCAGCCCGGCTTTTTTAATACGTCGAACGACGTTGGTTAATACACGTTGCGGATGATTGGTgacatttgtatatttcgTCAGGACCGTTTCCACATCCCTGTTGaaattacacattaatacaACACAGAAAAACCTACCATTGTTCAGATTCATCAGATGAGTCTGGGaattcatcatcatcgcTGGTGTCATTTTCGTCCGTTAATTCGGCTAACATAAGTACAGTTTCCTTCGTTGTTCCATCTGGATCCAGCGAGtccattgttattttttCGTCTACTTTATTAGCCCATCTAGCATAGTCGTATGCTGCTGAAAGCGACTCTAGCATTTGATCGTCACCGTCGTAGATCTCATCGTCATAATCAATATGTTCCTTTGCTTCCTCTCCATCATCCGAGTGCGATATGTTTAGATTGCAGTCGTTTCCCTTATTAAACGCTCCTAGGACGTCGGGTAGCATTGGCTTATATCCACCCCAAAGAAGTTCATTGTCATCAACGAATGTACTAGGGTCATCATTATCCATGGCTTTGGCTACAAAATCGTCATCTATATCTTCCAAATCGCCTTCAGATTCATCTAAGGCTTTTAATACTTCAGCAACTGAGCTATATTAGACTCGGTTTATATACTTCTCACCATCAGTGTTACCGTTATCGCGTTGTATGTTTGACCCGAGAGAAGGGAAGTCGACCGTACTATTTAGATTCGCTGACGAGATTTAACTTATAAAGTTACAACATACCAAAGCGTGATGAGGTGATGCTATCCGGGTTTAATGCCGGAATGAAATTCTGAGGTGTAATAGTGGCAAGGTGCTTGCTATAGTCATATCCATCTTTGGGGAAATAACAATCATCATCTAGCTCTTCATCCGTAGGTTTGTGGCTTTCGTTATATGTTCCGAATTTAATGgcatatttttgatattcTTCATGAGAACCATATATTTCTGCGATTAGGGATTCCTAGACATAATAGTTCAGAAACAAAAAATCCTACTCTTTCAGGTCCCACAAGGTTAGGATGTATACCGAAATCTGCCGGGCTAATGATATCGAGTAGTTCCTTAGGTATTTTGGCAGACTCTTTTTTCTGTGTAATCAATGTAAGATCGATTCTGCTAGACCCACTTTCATAACTGCATTTGGTGTATGTTTCAATACAAGCGTGCGTTGCCATGGGTTCGCAGAAGTCCGTGGATCCGATGCAGAAGCTGAAACGAGCTTGAAGGTGACGCGCTTGGACCCTTTTCTTGAAGGACGATCATTATCATCCATTATGCCGATAGTTTATTGAAATATGTTGTGGATAACGCTATTAATATAGCCCATGTAATCCCGGaattaataatataaatttaTATAGGGACAGTTAAGTGTGCCATTGGAATCACGGAATTTTATTTAAGAACGCACACACATTTGACTAACAATTATAATACTGTTGGATGCTATCAAAATTTTCAAAATGTTCCAGATATCTTCGTGTCtgatatatgtatattttcatAGAGCTGAACTTACTTCCGCAATGAAGAGGAACATCGCGTCACACCAAACATCTCGGTTGCGATCAACGGCCtttaatataatatcgTGTGTACCTTTTTGTGTGTAATACTTGATATAGAAGCAGGTATAGTCGGTTGGATGACAAATTACCGTGCTTATAGATAGTATTGAAATATAACCGTGCGCCTTTTTGTCAGCACGGCATTCTGTTTTGGAGCTCCAATAGCACCACTTCCACGTTCCTTCCGTGAGTAGAGCTTTGTAGTACCGCATTTGTTGTGCACCTCCTTCTTTTGCGATAAGTGGTCCTTCCAGTGCCATGGAAAACAAATTTAGCTTCTCATGTTCGTACAATGCACTGTCTGATGTCAGCTGCAAACATGCCTTAATAGATGATTAACATGACGCTTACATCTGTGTTGATTTTATGCCCTTGTTCTTTGTATTCTTGTGCGCATAAAAGTGCCTGCTGGAGTACAAGACCATCAACTATACTGCGGTGCATTTCAACTGTTATGTAATGAATACCGTACAATGGCAAACATACGCTTGTGGAACGACAGTTTAACTCGACCCAAAATAACTCCCGCTTCTCTCAGCATGTACCTTGTATAGTCTTATcggtatataataaaacataccatttGTTTTTAGGACAGTCTCTTAAAATGATATCCCTATCAATATTAAATGTTATCGTTACTATATGCTTTCTTGTTACAAATTGTTTTTTGTAAAAAGCCAAGTCAATCGTTGTATCTCGCTGATTTATTACGGTAGATACACGACTTCCTACATTTTCAAGGATACCCTTGGCACTAGTAGGCAAAGCTAATGTATAGTGTAATGCCATAGATATTACATACCTGTCGTAGAAACGACCTTGTTGCCTACTCTCAACTCAGCAACCGTGTTATAGCAAACGAATGATCCTTCAACTGCGCATATTTCCACTATCAGCTGGAAGCTTCTATGGCTATGAATACCGGTGTAGTAGCATATTGAAGCTGCAATGATGAATTATGTGACCAAGATTAAAAAACGAAGCAAATGGAAAACAGAcgcttacacatttacattATTAAAAAAGTTGCTTACTAGTAATGCACTCAATATGTACAGCCATCTACAATGGATACATACCTAAGGGTTCATATTCCGTGATTGATGGTATTAATGAGGTTAGCTTACCTATCGAGTTGGTAACACACAGCTCGACGTTGCGGCAACACAGACGGCCAATAGTCCTGCCTGTGAAGCCTAGCATAATTGTGCAATATTATTACGCTTAAATATTAAGAGTGGAAGTTGACCAGATCATGTTGAGATGATGCGCGACCCCTTGCACAATTATCTAACCGATGATATCATCGATAGTGTGTCTAATCGATTTATGGACTTCTACAAGAAAGTTGACATAACTGGATACCTCTCCCATCTCATCTTCAAGTAACAACAGTTTGATAAGTCGATGATGGCGGGAGGAGTATGGGAGTATATGCAGTCCTAGGTATCGTCCACCTACATGGGTTGATCTCACGCGCTCTATGGCGTCTAACATGTTACGACCTGTTTCAGTATCTGTTCTAACCTCCAGTTTGTTAGATGTTTTTTCATCTAGTAGCAAATCTTGTCCGAACAGTTCCTGCAATAGTGGCCATTTAACATGTGGTCCAAAGTAGAGAACCAGCTTCTGGCCATCGTCAATTAGGTATATGCCATCGCTGTATATTTGAGTAACCGTTGACGGTATGGGTGCGCAATAGAAATCCCATCCACCATCCATCGTTGATTCTTTGTTATCATAAACGCTTCGGTGTAGACAATAGCAACGGGAGTATAGATAGATAGTCTCCTGTATCGGAGCCTGTAGTATGCGTAGCATCTTTGTCAAGAATTCGGCACCTTGCTCCCCGAGGTTGATGATCTTCATCAGTGCGTTCAGCAAGCACAGTATACTCTTTATGTTCTCTGGTAGTATAAGTTGGTTTTCCGGTGTCGAAGGTGCGCATAGTTTACGGTAGTTTGCAAGGAAGAGTACCACTTCATTTGTTACCTTCTGCTTCGTGTTCTTATTTGACCTTATCATTTCATAAACCAGTTTCTTCGCGTAGTAATTTATTATAGTATCAGCACATACGTTCTTGAATATGTTGTGGATATTGGTTGACACTTTGACTGATTGTGTATGGACTCGTATCAGTTTCTTTCCAGTGATGCTCGAATTGTACATACAAGCAAATTGAACATACAGTTGACGCCTGTCACTAACTAGATCATCTACATATAAGTGGAAGCATATTGCAGTATCCGGGGACAGCCTTGGTACTTTCATTGTTGACTTATCAATGTACGATCTCATGTTGTGGAACGAACAGAAGCTCCCAAGTATGTATATAGGTTTGCTTGTACGCAGTTTAAGCTCACAGTTGTAAGCGTGAGGCACTGTGAACAATCGTGTAAAGCTGTGCATTATTTTAGGGCCACATTCAATGGGATTGAAGGATGAGAAGTAGGCACCCCAACCAGCCGTCTGTTGGCTCATGTACATTAGCGGTATATCTGCAGGCATGCGTTCCTGGGCAGCACAAATGTACACATCCACGGCGATTGCGTTTTCATAACACTGGAGTATCATTCCATCATATACGATCTTCATGGTTTCATCAACGCTGAATTCAGTGGTCAAGCTGGGTTTTTCGCAGTGCCCCAATCCCAACTCTGGTGGCTGTGCGTAGAAAATGGAGACGGTGCCTGAAAGATGCGCATCTGCCAATAGCGAGATAGCAACTGACAGAGCAAAGTTTCCACATGATAGTGAGCCTGTTGGTGGGATTGACACCTTAGTGATGTTATCCAAATACTCCAAGACTTCTTCGATGTTATTTCCCGTGAATTCTACAAATAGTTCCTCAAAACATCCTGGTGAAAACAATTCGTCAACTTCAGATACTACATTTACACTAAAAAAGCCATTTCTCCGGTCGTATAAATGCACCACGCAATCATACGTAATGACACAAAACCTAACGGTTCGTTGCATATCCTGACACGTTTGGAATACTGGCCTCAATGCCTCCAGTACACAATTCTTAAGTCCGATGGAGCGTGAAGTAGAGGTCGTATCTATGGCAATGACATACGACGGTAATGTGTTGATTTGTGTTGTCGGCATAATCTGTGGCCAAGTAGGGTCCTCTGGGATGTCATGGTTTAAGCCCATCATACGCATTGGCGATGAGATTGTGCAGGAATCCGACATCATGCCGGCCGTAGATACACTGGTTGGGCTGCTTGATCCTGACGTGGACCTATTTGGCGACTTAGATGACACCGAACTGTAGGTGTAATAAACGACATTGGAATTATCCTCAGAGCGATTGCGCAGTATTGGCAGTTTATACGACAGCTCGTTAGCACGCACCATTAGCGATGAAAGCTGGGATGTTAGAGTGCCATCGTCCTCTAGGTTCTGGATGTAATATCGTACTGGTGCAATAAAATCTACACTCGGTTGCATCACTGGAGCTACTGGACAATTCTTAGAAACTTCTGCCTTTAATTCAGCAAGGGCCCTGGATTCAGGTTCAGTCAAAGTGAACCCAGTGTAGCAAAAGTTGCATATACGGTAGTCGAGTCTTGCATCAAGTTCCATGGCTGGATTAAAGTATGCTTGGCATTTTGGGCAGCGTATTAAATTTTGCTTCGATAGTTCACATTCACCTATAGCCGATACCAAATCTACCATGGGGATGCGTTCCTTCACTTCTTCAGCAAATGGTTGCACAACCACTGCAAAAGGTATGTTGATCCTTCTTAGAGTGTCTCCGTATATAGGTATTTCATTCATTGTCAGGCTAACATAGGTTTTCTCGCACATAGGAGGCAGCTCGTTTTCTGCTGGTTGATATGTCGGTAGTAATGGTGTAACGGGTTTAGTCGGTTTTACTTCAGACTCTGGTTCTTCAACGTTGGTTTGTGGCCTTGGTACGTGCCTATGATCTATTTTGGTAGATGTTATTGGTCCATAAGTATATACAATCTTTTCTAATTCACGATCAACGTATTCTATTTCATCCGCTGAGTAATCGCTCCCGCTGCTTATAGTGCGACGTCTTCTCTGTGAATCATTGGATGACGGCACTTGTAGCATTTTTAACCCGGATGTAGGTCCTGTCACTTTTGTTATTGGAGATTGGGTAGCTTTTAGCGGGGGTTGTATGACGTTAGGTAATG
Proteins encoded in this region:
- a CDS encoding Alpha/beta hydrolase family protein, whose amino-acid sequence is MGNILNTVVFHPPMPSYSFDDPHLHMFPTKAGHKIAAYYVKHRTARFTILYSHGNAEDIGDVACSLMNRIAKWNANVFLYDYSGYGLSEGVPSEHNVYMDVEAAYDYLTSVLGVNPHTIVAYGRSIGSGPTVHIALKRSVLGVVLQSPISSVYKVKVYRLPCTIPGDMFRNEDKVDRINVPTLILHGTKDNVVPISISQSMALTMQRVYGRWINGAGHDDMDTTFALYVDQALQEFYDIICPRTTISNIPKDTAT
- a CDS encoding Ribosomal protein L13 family protein, producing the protein MRLSILALARSLRQGYHEGNIDPFAKVQWISQPFLNGNMPTVSPLAPAHRSLGVVTVTDTPTGNWHIIDAAEKTVGAIASHIAVILQGKHLPTYDSAKVSGDNVIVVNAVRVLMNGHSWDTKVYKFDRKAHPKGPKIITAKTMMARNPAMIINLAVKRMLPRNKLRPFWYRRLFVYGGALHPHWNIPQVVVPVVPEKAKSDIVNSIATSKSFKQQLQPVVMMEGPKNCGSVFECFTLYTV
- a CDS encoding Sec23/Sec24 trunk domain family protein is translated as MDTGGSNQTPRPSGHVDNRASKGHHMRKRGHISHHAMVHRKLMSANSGNITLVRDDSGHSDVTVPLPNVIQPPLKATQSPITKVTGPTSGLKMLQVPSSNDSQRRRRTISSGSDYSADEIEYVDRELEKIVYTYGPITSTKIDHRHVPRPQTNVEEPESEVKPTKPVTPLLPTYQPAENELPPMCEKTYVSLTMNEIPIYGDTLRRINIPFAVVVQPFAEEVKERIPMVDLVSAIGECELSKQNLIRCPKCQAYFNPAMELDARLDYRICNFCYTGFTLTEPESRALAELKAEVSKNCPVAPVMQPSVDFIAPVRYYIQNLEDDGTLTSQLSSLMVRANELSYKLPILRNRSEDNSNVVYYTYSSVSSKSPNRSTSGSSSPTSVSTAGMMSDSCTISSPMRMMGLNHDIPEDPTWPQIMPTTQINTLPSYVIAIDTTSTSRSIGLKNCVLEALRPVFQTCQDMQRTVRFCVITYDCVVHLYDRRNGFFSVNVVSEVDELFSPGCFEELFVEFTGNNIEEVLEYLDNITKVSIPPTGSLSCGNFALSVAISLLADAHLSGTVSIFYAQPPELGLGHCEKPSLTTEFSVDETMKIVYDGMILQCYENAIAVDVYICAAQERMPADIPLMYMSQQTAGWGAYFSSFNPIECGPKIMHSFTRLFTVPHAYNCELKLRTSKPIYILGSFCSFHNMRSYIDKSTMKVPRLSPDTAICFHLYVDDLVSDRRQLYVQFACMYNSSITGKKLIRVHTQSVKVSTNIHNIFKNVCADTIINYYAKKLVYEMIRSNKNTKQKVTNEVVLFLANYRKLCAPSTPENQLILPENIKSILCLLNALMKIINLGEQGAEFLTKMLRILQAPIQETIYLYSRCYCLHRSVYDNKESTMDGGWDFYCAPIPSTVTQIYSDGIYLIDDGQKLVLYFGPHVKWPLLQELFGQDLLLDEKTSNKLEVRTDTETGRNMLDAIERVRSTHVGGRYLGLHILPYSSRHHRLIKLLLLEDEMGEVSSYVNFLVEVHKSIRHTIDDIIG